Proteins from one Faecalibacterium sp. I3-3-33 genomic window:
- the yidD gene encoding membrane protein insertion efficiency factor YidD, whose product MNRLQMLCRRALCVPIRIYQYTLSPWIGRSCRFSPSCSNYTMQAILTHGCVKGILLGAWRIARCNPLGKWGYDPVPPPGRWQSPARNLQPAKLFYTRHKRKVEK is encoded by the coding sequence CTGTGCGTGCCCATCCGCATCTACCAGTACACCCTCAGCCCATGGATCGGCCGCAGCTGCCGGTTTTCGCCCAGCTGCAGCAACTACACCATGCAGGCCATCCTGACCCACGGCTGTGTAAAGGGCATTTTGCTGGGCGCATGGCGCATTGCCCGGTGCAATCCGCTGGGCAAATGGGGCTACGACCCCGTGCCGCCGCCCGGCCGCTGGCAAAGCCCCGCCCGCAATTTACAGCCCGCAAAGCTGTTTTACACACGGCACAAGCGAAAGGTGGAAAAATAG